The proteins below are encoded in one region of Chaetodon trifascialis isolate fChaTrf1 chromosome 11, fChaTrf1.hap1, whole genome shotgun sequence:
- the LOC139338546 gene encoding uncharacterized protein: MMKPNRTIMVLGATGAGKSTLIDGLINYILGVEWKDSFRFKLIDEDPSKSQAESQTSEATVYQINHQKGFKIDYSLTIIDTPGFGDTRGIVRDKMITEQLRNIFSAQRGVSDIDAVCFVAQASLARLTATQKYVFDSVLSIFGKDVEENIRILVTFADGQRPPVLEAINASGVPCPKTSNGLPIHFKFNNSALFAHNKTSAAKSTSDDNEDGSFDEMFWDMGTKSLKKFFVALNVMNTKSLTMTKEVLRQRKNLEITVENLQEQVKYGLAKLEEIKVTSEEVKKYEAEISRNEDFEFEVTIKKPVQIDISRTGVFLTNCQQCHSTCHDNCVFAKDEDKVHCAAIGKDGKCTQCPGECPWSVHHNQKYRWDYQDVTEKRTKNDLKEKYLKATEEKMSVETLIEKMQEEYNQKEVGVKELIKKSVECLNKLKEIALKPDPLSTPEYIDMIIEGEKHEGKRGWQQRVQYLMKMKGKAECLDRVSKGENPLQSPPTDIQCGNKGRTKRKANLDSTETTKRPRP; encoded by the coding sequence ATGATGAAACCTAATCGCACCATAATGGTTCTTGGagcaactggggctgggaagtCAACCCTCATCGATGGGTTGATCAATTACATTCTGGGTGTCGAATGGAAGGATTCATTTCGGTTTAAGCTAATTGATGAGGATCCGTCGAAATCACAAGCTGAAAGCCAGACCTCTGAAGCCACTGTGTACCAAATCAACCATCAGAAGGGTTTTAAAATAGACTACTCACTGACCATCATTGACACTCCAGGGTTTGGAGATACACGAGGCATCGTAAGAGACAAGATGATCACAGAACAGCTGCGTAACATCTTCTCTGCTCAGCGTGGTGTCAGTGACAttgatgctgtgtgttttgtagctCAGGCTTCTTTAGCACGACTCACAGCAACACAGAAATATgtgtttgattctgtgctttcaaTCTTTGGCAaagatgtggaggaaaacatCAGGATTCTGGTGACATTTGCAGACGGCCAGCGCCCTCCAGTTCTGGAGGCAATCAATGCTTCAGGTGTTCCATGTCCTAAAACATCCAACGGGCTCCCAATTCACTTCAAATTCAATAATTCAGCATTGTTTGCACACAACAAAACTTCTGCAGCAAAAAGCACGAGTGACGACAATGAAGATGGAAGCTTTGATGAGATGTTTTGGGACATGGGGACAAAAAGCTTGAAGAAGTTCTTTGTTGCTTTGAATGTCATGAACACCAAAAGCCTGACAATGACAAAAGAGGTCctcagacaaagaaagaacCTCGAGATTACAGTGGAAAATTTGCAGGAGCAGGTTAAATATGGGTTAGCCAAGCTTGAGGAGATAAAAGTGACATCTGAAGAAGTGAAAAAGTACGAGGCagagatcagcagaaatgaggaCTTTGAGTTTGAAGTTACTATTAAAAAGCCTGTTCAAATAGATATTTCTAGAACTGGAGTATTCCTCACCAACTGTCAGCAGTGTCATTCCACCTGTCATGATAATTGTGTCTTTGCAAAAGATGAGGATAAAGTCCACTGTGCTGCAATTggaaaagatggaaaatgtaCACAGTGTCCAGGTGAATGTCCCTGGAGTGTACATCATAATCAGAAGTACAGATGGGATTATCAGGATGTTACAGAAAAACGAACAAAAAACGATCTGAAAGAAAAGTACCTAAAAGCCACAGAGGAAAAGATGTCTGTTGAGACGTTGATTGAAAAAATGCAGGAGGAATATAATCAAAAGGAGGTTGGGGTGAAGGAGCTGATAAAGAAGTCTGTAGAGTGTTTAAACAAACTGAAGGAGATAGCGCTGAAGCCAGATCCTCTTTCCACTCCAGAGTACATTGACATGATTATTGAGGGAGAGAAACATGAGGGCAAGCGAGGCTGGCAGCAGCGAGTTCAGtacctgatgaagatgaaaggaaaagcaGAGTGCCTGGATCGAGTAAGCAAAGGAGAGAATCCCCTCCAGAGTCCGCCTACTGACATCCAGTGTGGGAACAAAGGCCGTACAAAGAGGAAAGCCAATCTGGACAGCACTGAGACTACCAAGAGACCAAGACCGTAA
- the crfb16 gene encoding interleukin-20 receptor subunit beta yields MNALVMRLRHTVSLLVMMMVLRNFINHVWTLPAPSRVTMESVDMRHVLKWRPLQAPCNTAILYSVQFQGEFELTVLNGSWVDALECWQTPHTHCDLTFDLGSDSDYNLHVRAQCGSQLSPWTKLSPPFNRRDTVLTAPEMVVTSAGNALQVTFSKLPLTAVVSVMVWRRDDEQQAAVYSMPAEQTMLHVAALQEGAVYCVRAQTVLDKQLHSSSTDTQCVSITGPDAAWRRPTTVTVTVLITAGLLFAVFWFIVHCHPHACRTYFHKEPMPHSLRDWDVQIPKRPEDLETCEMIHVVQSVVSEH; encoded by the exons ATGAACGCTCTGGTCATGAGATTGAGACACACTGTGAGTCtgctggtgatgatgatggttcTCCGGAACTTCATAAACC ATGTTTGGACGCTGCCAGCTCCCAGCAGAGTTACCATGGAGTCTGTTGACATGAGACACGTTCTGAAGTGGCGCCCACTGCAGGCTCCGTGCAACACTGCAATCCTTTACTCGGTTCAGTTCCAGGG GGAATTTGAGTTGACAGTCCTGAACGGCAGCTGGGTGGATGCTCTCGAGTGCTGGCAGACTCCTCACACCCACTGTGACCTGACGTTTGACCTGGGCTCCGACTCCGACTACAACCTCCACGTCAGAGCGCAGTGCGGGTCCCAGCTGTCGCCCTGGACCAAACTCAGCCCACCTTTCAACCGCAGAGACA CGGTCCTAACGGCACCAGAGATGGTGGTGACGTCTGCGGGCAACGCCCTTCAGGTGACCTTCAGCAAGCTTCCTCTCACTGCTGTCGTCAGCGTAATGGTGTGGAGGAGAGACGACGAGCAGCAG GCTGCTGTGTACTCAATGCCAGCTGAACAGACGATGCTGCATGTCGCTGCCCTGCAGGAAGGAGCTGTGTACTGCGTCAGAGCTCAGACTGTCCTGGAcaaacagctccacagcagcagcactgacaccCAGTGTGTGTCCATCACAG GTCCAGATGCGGCGTGGAGGAGGCCGACCACCGTGACCGTCACTGTCCTCATCACGGCGGGTCTCCTGTTCGCTGTGTTCTGGTTCATCGTCCATTGTCATCCACATGCCTGCCGAACGTATTTCCATAAAGAGCCAATGCCCCACTCACTG CGTGATTGGGACGTTCAAATCCCAAAGAGGCCTGAGGACTTGGAGACTTGTGAGATGATCCACGTGGTGCAGAGTGTTGTCTCCGAGCACTGA